The window AACCTTCGGTTTATATACTGCtggaaattaataattaaatagtaattcttcttctatcatgtgagtgTGGGTtgtcaacctcatcaacactgatgTTAGGACTACTTTtaaatacatcagtaagttgtagccgggactaacggcttaacttgccttccttGTATCATGTTCATGTCATCAGGTAATCTGCCTATAATGtgctaaacaaactagggattacaaagtggtttttgtgatgggggacatatcaccgggtttcgaacccgggacctgcgcatcgtgagcccagcgctcaaccactggagtaCAACTTACATTGATGTTAGAGAAAATGGTGCCAGTGAGGATGTAGAAGAGGCGGGGCCCGCGGCTAAGCACATCGCTGGGAGAGTATACTGCCCACAGCGTGCTGAGTGTGAAGAATGCCAGCAGCGGCAGCAGCGGCCGCACCGCTTCAGGGAACGACCGCATCTTGCCCGTCTTGTCGCGGTACGACCTGCACATTTAAGTAGTCTCTTacatagtgtgggttgtgaggtgcattaccgacctcatcaaccttggacagggttattattgatctcGTGTGGCCTGGTACGAATAGTCTAGATGATAGAGAGTAGAGAGCACTTGGCattttgaaataaagtttattgagtaCATCAAACAAGCAACAATTATGAATAAGGCACTGACTCCTAAACTAGTATAACTGTATTTCAGCTGCCAGTGTGTTCCCAAATTGAAGAAAATTTCTCGCTACACTGCGTGTTGTGccatgtgtaaataaataacttataaataatagtttttcGTTAATAGATTACTTCTTAAACCAGAAATCGTTTTTACGGCCTACGACCATTAAGACTGTGAGACCTAGCTTGAGGTAAAACTAGCTCGACAGCGATGATGGTGGAGTCTTGTTTTAAGTACTAACTTGTATATGTTCCAGAGGATGATAGTCTGGCTGGTGATCATGGCGGAGAAGTAGAGCACGAGCTCGAACACCAGACCCGGGGTGACGCCGCCCGGCAGCTGCACGTGCCAAGCGCGCGGGCCCACCACTGATGTCACCAGTAGCAGGATGCACGAGCCCTGCGGAGCGGCAGCAGACCGTTCGCTTACCATATTACGTTGTATTCATTGGTGAGGTCGATGACCGCCCCATACAAAAACCTCATTCTTACCGTATGCCGCCTTATCGTGTAAGCGAGCGAGACAGAACTTAGTGGTTCAAGGCCATTTAAATTAAAGTAACACCCAGAGGGAGAGGTCAATCTAGCTCCGTGCCTGATACGCATTAGTGCGAGCGGAGAGTCGGCGTTCTACACGTAGTGTTTTATTCATTCTATGTCTCAGACCACGTAATATAGGTAATGAGCTAATGACTGCAAGCGCTGTATCGCGTTGTAAGTGGCGGCAGACATACGGGGAAAGCGAAGAATTTATTATCTTTAATTTGGGAGCTTGGTCACTTCGTGTCTAACTCGCTCCATTGTACAACTCTTAGCAAAAAAACACAGAAAAAAATTTGTAGGTACACCTAGACAACGATATTATCGCCGTCAGCGCGTCATAAAGCAAGTAATGCGAAGAAGAGATGGACAAGTTTAGCGACTTATCTCCTCGCGGTCACGCAGTTACGCACAGACGCGGTACAGAGCAAGTGGCCTTAAGACTACATACTAATCTCATGTAGATATGTAGTGAGTGAGACAAAAAAGATATACACACGATCATTGTGAAATCGTAGCCCCAAGGCAGGAACATGACGCCAGTGTTGTACTTCTCCCAGTGCGTCAGGTAGAAGTTGATGAAGATGTTCCATATCACGAAGAAGAATCGCAGCGGGCTCAACTCATCcctgtaaaatatatatttttataattgtcgTACACAGGTGTTGTTGTGCTCTGGCTGGTGTGTAGAAGATGATAAAAAATACGGCGATTGAGTTGACCacgttatattttaaaataaaggtACACAAAATTACATGTTACGTTGCAGTCGATCGTAGAAGACGAGAGAAAATGTATTGccattttatatataaaaagtaaaaaatgtttgttggatgtacaataatcacatttacTAGTAAGTTACTGGTAGCGTAGCGTAGGTATAAGGTAAGGACTCTTACAGTGTACGCCTACGTCACGtcagtgcgagcgagacacaatTCGCGCGCTCTCCCACTTTCTCTTTAGCGGCTTATGGCGATTTaagattataaattaatatattaatataataaagtacaacccagagggagtgaggtCGCAGTCgtcgcccgatacgaattgttgTGGGGCGGAGAGGTACCGTTCTACgtacctaatatttttctttattctatgactaagcATAATTTACGTATTTGATTAGAGGGAGGTgggaggtcgtaggttcgaatacagcacagacctaaatcaattattgtcgaatttgttttcgaattcgtatttggatcataaatgattatcacgtgctcagcggtgaaggaaagcatcccgagaaatgtattgtcggaggtatgagacctaacctgtattgggctggttttcccttcgcgggttggaaggtcagacaggcaattccttctgtaaaaaaccggacctgtcaaatcttcaggttaggtaagcgaaccccgtgAAAATGGGATAAGGCTAGGGAAATCATGATTAGGTATAGTGGCCAGCTATTTCGTAGTATCTGAAGATATAGGTGCTCGTTTTTACACTTTAGGAAAGTAAGAACACTTGTGAGTGCTGAGCGAACTCTGGCTTGTGATGGTAAACCAACTTGGCATCTAATCAGAGGTTCCGGTTTATTTTCCCGGAGAacatttcaattcaattcattcacaaaaaataatttccaatTCTGTTTCGAAATCGACGAAAATCGATTCGATTCGTAATTACACCGTACATAACCATTCGCCATACATTTATGACCCAGTAATATCATGTAGGTAAATCATAACTGCGATTCGAGTTTTCAAAATGATTTTGATAGAGGTGGTCTAATTTGTGGGCTTATCATAAACAGTGATTAATAATATCactaagtaattaaaatgtaattgtaTTGGATAATTATAGAAGATTGTGAATTTCGTCACTGATGAGATAATTAGATATGAATATGACTAATTAGTGAATAAAATTAATCCGGACAAATGTAAGCGCGTTGCGCTAAGTGTCCTTAAGGACATGATGATACGACAAAATTCACACCCGTAATCATAATCGGAATGGGCAGGGTTATCTAAGCATGCATATCGGAATTTCGTATGTATTTGCATTGTACGTAAAAAGTGCGAGCCAGGTCAAGAATGCATGAAGAGTTTGAtgagtggaagaaacgaaagtaGTGTGTAAGGGTCGTAATAACGGAAAATAGGTGTGACCTTCTGTATGTCctacgttcttcttctatcgtgtaaattgtgaggtggattactaaccccatcaaccctggtgtcagggttattactgagccgccataggcccctcacatgactcatgtaacgactacgtaattacatcagtaattataactgggaccaacggcttaacgtgccttccgtagcacggatcatcttactttttggacaatcaggtgatcagcctgtaatgtcttaaccaaactagggatcacaaagtgatttttgttatttgtccccaccgggattcgaacccgggacctcatgatcgtgagcacaacggtcaaccactggaccacggaggccggaagGCGTTACATTGAAAATAGCAAACGGATTGTAGTTACCTGCCAAATATACTGTATAGACAGGTAGGTATGAGCACCGCGGAATAGGAGTCCAAGCCGTGGTCGAACAGTTCGCCGAGCGGTCCGCTGGTGCCTGTGCGCCGCGCCTGCTTGCCGTCGATACCATCTGCAATTACACATCACCCATCATAGTtatgagaggagctcggtggcgcagcggtgtacgctcggtctgcgattgttgaagttaatcgactttcgcaagggccggtcatatgatgggtgaccacaaaaaaaaagtttttatctcgagctcctccgtgcttcggcaggcacgttaacccgttggtcccggctgcattagcagccgttaataaccatcaatccgcactgggcccgcgtgatggtttaaggcccgatctccctatccatccatagggaaggcccgtgccccagcagtggggacgttaatgggctgatgatgatgatcatagtTATAGGTTTGGAAGAGGATAAACATTGATCAGATAGCTAAGGATCCTATCAGATAGAAAGAGATAATGCGTTCCACTGTGTTGTATTACGTTACATAGACAAACGTAGAACGCAAACGAGTGACAGCTTCCAGACTGATAGTATAAGGTCAAAACAAAACCACAATGGTAGGTGGTACCCAGAGGGGGGCGGAAGTGTTTGTAATTTTTGAGCTTCAAACAGAAATCTCGGAGAAAAATTACTAGTGTCTTATAAATCCTCGCTTtcaagggggttaaaagggccacatttaAGTAAttcgcacttttatatgcgcaaatgtcaaattgcaatattgtttttttagatgaattgcttcgatgtggcctttttaacccccctggacaCATCCGTATCTCCCCTGTGTGCGAAGCGGATTTTTGGACAGCAACATAAGAGAAGCTCACGCTCGTTATCTCTATAGGGATGGGTGACGAGGTTGGTACCATTCTATGGTGTCCCAAGATAATGAGCGTAGTGACAGATTTCCAGCCAATCGCCACGCCTACTTagtataattccttattctatgctatcgcCTAAAATTAACAATGATTTACTGTAAACATACATCACAATAATTTGCGTAGTCCAAATAAATTAGGTAATTTCGATTGGAAGTAATAAGGAAAACTAGAAGAATAAATTAGATAGGTACATTTTACTCTTATTTATTCTcattttaaaggtatttttcaGTTTCAAATTTTGATTATACACGATAAATTATGCGAATTTATTGACCTACCTATAAGAATTCCAATGGCCTCAAAATAAACGTACTACAAATGACAAATATTTAATGTCGTTTGAACTTTGGTCCCTGCAATGGCGTGATTTGATATGGTAATGATAACGGATATTTTAAAAAACGTATTACAGAGATAATGATTAAAACCCTATTCTATCTAATGTAATAGAACAGATTTTAAAGAACGTGGAACCAATATGTTTTAGTTAGATTATTGTTAAAGAATCCTGACTGTATTTAGGGCCAACCGTGTGTGCCGACTGTGTTTGCAACCAGCGTTTTCCCGCGGTAATTTCGGAGTCGTCCATCAATTCGCTAGTAAATGAATGCTTTTAGTTAAATTGACTTTTTGTAAAGCTCGCATAATGGTAAGTGGGTCTATATGGGCACGTGTCTAACTGCTAACCTGTCACCATGTGGTTCATCCTAATTATCTATCTACCtaattgtcacggtcattttatcgattcttgcgatataattatgtcgttttgtcgattgatgctaatatgtgaacccaaataagtcatgtcgttctgtcataTTAGGGTAAaaacgatttcgacaaaattgattGAATCGATCAATAAGTTCATCACGTTGgtcatgttagccctgctggtcgCTTATGACACGTGTCTCTGTTTATGATACAAGTTTATGAcatttctgtatatgttgtatAGTTTATGTGCCTACTAGGGTGTAGAGAAAATTCATTAAGtccaataggtaggtatattaacaCATAAGTTGTTGACCTGAAAAAAATTTACGTCGAAGTAATCTGGTCTGCGCGTGGTGGTGGTATGACGATGTGTTGAAACGTGCTTGACTTCTGTTTTTATCACGGCGAGACACTAACATTAGATAACAAAGGGCACTAAACAGCTCGGGATCAGGTCCGACCTATTTTCAgtgtaatacataattataccacTACAAAATCTTCATACGTTTGTTGCATCAAATGCGCaaaatattaaatcaaaataggtacctaggtagATTAGGTTTTTTTAAGCCTTCGCATAAGGAAATCGACCTACttcataaaattacaaaattcttGATAAGtactaggtaggtaagtaaccAATGGACCGCCAAACCTGAGCAGAATTGGGAGCTACTGTTGCTAACAGGATACCAACCAGTCCCCTACAAAACGTCGTAAAAGATACATTAAAAGGAACATAACCCCTACCAAGTCACATGTTACTTATTTCTCTATTTGTGcctgattcttcttcttctattgattcttattcttctgttgtgaagtggattaccaatcccatcaaccccaGATGCCTAATGCTGGAAtctaattgtactgtattcatgtgttatgttggattgttgaaatttagttctgtgcaataaagtatatttcatttgaGTTTGATTTTGAAtctagtgtaggtaggtatctagtaTTTCTAAATAGCTGTTTGCATGGCTAGCATTCCCGCAAGGAATTAATCAGTGTGCCCTTGAATCAAAATAGGTAAGCATATGAGAAAATTCCAAGCAGAACTAATTGGATAATGATGATTGCCTGGGGCTTCCACCATTGCCATGTAATCTCTTAACTACCTAACTATAATGCATAATGCGATAGAGCATCACATTCATGGGCGTCCAGCCGGCTGGAGATAATGCGTAATAGGTACAAGTTCATAGGTAGGATGCAATTCTTTAAGTTGAAAActatcaaaaaaagtaaaagttttcACGGTTTTtaggataaaaatatttttttatgtttagatGTTGTGATTGTGTGGCATAGGActgcagtattgaaataaataggtatgtaCGTACCTATCTATGCCTATGTAATGAAGCGCATTTTAGCCGTCAAAAAATATGTGTGATTTATTTATGGTCAAATGTTACAGAGGTTTATCTCACATCCCAGTAGTCACATATCAACTTAATGTAAAAATCACGATTATTAACATACACTCATACACGATtattaacataagttcacgactatatcccaattggggtagtcaagggGTAGGCACCTACAAatatctcaagatgaactaagtacccacacctcaccaagctttctcttagaccaatgtgattggtggtgagccatatcaccatctataatggttcagccaactgtgttagtgaatactgcacttaagataaattcatattattatttataagcatGATTTCCACTAGTTATATTAATTCAAAATCTACTAGTCTTTTGAATTACAGTAGAGGATATGCTTGATTTTTTATT is drawn from Pectinophora gossypiella chromosome 7, ilPecGoss1.1, whole genome shotgun sequence and contains these coding sequences:
- the LOC126368057 gene encoding ethanolaminephosphotransferase 1, giving the protein MARFLTDEQLKGFEKYKYNSIDTSILSNYVMHPFWNWCVQFCPEWVAPNLLTFTGFLLTVLNFLLFSYYDYGFYALTDDNPYNDHIPSWVWAITAVNLFVAYTLDGIDGKQARRTGTSGPLGELFDHGLDSYSAVLIPTCLYSIFGRDELSPLRFFFVIWNIFINFYLTHWEKYNTGVMFLPWGYDFTMIGSCILLLVTSVVGPRAWHVQLPGGVTPGLVFELVLYFSAMITSQTIILWNIYKSYRDKTGKMRSFPEAVRPLLPLLAFFTLSTLWAVYSPSDVLSRGPRLFYILTGTIFSNINCRLIVSQMSDTRCEAFNGLLLPYGLVMGAVMIFRVSPMTELLLLAALCIGSSIAHIYYGTKVVQEMCEHFNIECFHIKPKIK